The Pan troglodytes isolate AG18354 chromosome 1, NHGRI_mPanTro3-v2.0_pri, whole genome shotgun sequence genome includes a region encoding these proteins:
- the LOC747969 gene encoding myomegalin isoform X5, which translates to MNSPALVLPSSASSTPGSETAIINRTHGLGLDTSPVMKTPPKLEGDATDGSFANKYGRHVIGHIDDYSALRQQIVEGKLLVKKIVSLVRSACSFPGLEAQGTGVLGSKGIHELRSSTSALHHALEESASLLTMFWRAALPSTHIPVLPGKVGESTETELLELRTKVSKQERLLQSTAERLKTANQQKESMEQFIVSQLTRTHDVLKKARTNLEEPCKKCSHQKSLYSHPASTHQ; encoded by the exons ATGAATTCCCCAGCTCTGGTCCTCCCCAGCTCTGCTTCCTCTACTCCTGGCTCAGAAACGGCCATAATCAACAGAACACATG gctTGGGTTTGGATACTTCTCCAGTAATGAAGACCCCTCCCAAGCTGGAGGGTGATGCTACTGATGGCTCCTTTGCCAATAAGTATGGCCGCCATGTCATTGGCCACATTGATGACTACAGTGCCCTAAGACAGCAGATTGTGGAGGGCAAGCTGCTGGTCAAAAAGATAGTGTCTCTTGTGAGATCAGCGTGCAGCTTCCCTGGCCTTGAAGCCCAAGGCACAGGG GTGCTAGGCAGCAAAGGCATTCATGAGCTTCGGAGCAGCACCAGTGCCCTGCACCATGCCCTAGAGGAGTCGGCTTCCCTCCTCACCATGTTCTGGAGAGCGGCCCTGCCAAGCACCCACATCCCTGTGCTGCCTGGCAAAGTG GGAGAATCAACAGAAACGGAACTTCTGGAACTGAGAACCAAAGTATCCAAACAGGAGCGGCTCCTTCAGAGCACAGCTGAGCGTCTGAAGACCGCCAACCAACAGAAGGAGAGCATGGAGCAGTTCATCGTCAGCCAGC TAACCAGAACACATGATGTTTTAAAGAAGGCAAGGACTAACTTAGAG GAACCATGCAAGAAGTGCAGCCACCAGAAGTccttatatag
- the LOC747969 gene encoding myomegalin isoform X3: protein MNSPALVLPSSASSTPGSETAIINRTHGLGLDTSPVMKTPPKLEGDATDGSFANKYGRHVIGHIDDYSALRQQIVEGKLLVKKIVSLVRSACSFPGLEAQGTGVLGSKGIHELRSSTSALHHALEESASLLTMFWRAALPSTHIPVLPGKVGESTETELLELRTKVSKQERLLQSTAERLKTANQQKESMEQFIVSQLTRTHDVLKKARTNLESSTYRIACVKPYSCPRKGKIPKGSAVYSSLVTLAFQEPCKKCSHQKSLYSHPASTHQ from the exons ATGAATTCCCCAGCTCTGGTCCTCCCCAGCTCTGCTTCCTCTACTCCTGGCTCAGAAACGGCCATAATCAACAGAACACATG gctTGGGTTTGGATACTTCTCCAGTAATGAAGACCCCTCCCAAGCTGGAGGGTGATGCTACTGATGGCTCCTTTGCCAATAAGTATGGCCGCCATGTCATTGGCCACATTGATGACTACAGTGCCCTAAGACAGCAGATTGTGGAGGGCAAGCTGCTGGTCAAAAAGATAGTGTCTCTTGTGAGATCAGCGTGCAGCTTCCCTGGCCTTGAAGCCCAAGGCACAGGG GTGCTAGGCAGCAAAGGCATTCATGAGCTTCGGAGCAGCACCAGTGCCCTGCACCATGCCCTAGAGGAGTCGGCTTCCCTCCTCACCATGTTCTGGAGAGCGGCCCTGCCAAGCACCCACATCCCTGTGCTGCCTGGCAAAGTG GGAGAATCAACAGAAACGGAACTTCTGGAACTGAGAACCAAAGTATCCAAACAGGAGCGGCTCCTTCAGAGCACAGCTGAGCGTCTGAAGACCGCCAACCAACAGAAGGAGAGCATGGAGCAGTTCATCGTCAGCCAGC TAACCAGAACACATGATGTTTTAAAGAAGGCAAGGACTAACTTAGAG AGCAGCACTTACAGGATTGCCTGTGTAAAGCCTTATTCCTGTCCCAGAAAAG GTAAAATCCCTAAGGGCTCTGCTGTGTACTCCAGCCTTGTGACCCTTGCTTTCCAGGAACCATGCAAGAAGTGCAGCCACCAGAAGTccttatatag
- the LOC747969 gene encoding myomegalin isoform X6 — MNSPALVLPSSASSTPGSETAIINRTHGLGLDTSPVMKTPPKLEGDATDGSFANKYGRHVIGHIDDYSALRQQIVEGKLLVKKIVSLVRSACSFPGLEAQGTGVLGSKGIHELRSSTSALHHALEESASLLTMFWRAALPSTHIPVLPGKVGESTETELLELRTKVSKQERLLQSTAERLKTANQQKESMEQFIVSQLTRTHDVLKKARTNLEVKSLRALLCTPAL, encoded by the exons ATGAATTCCCCAGCTCTGGTCCTCCCCAGCTCTGCTTCCTCTACTCCTGGCTCAGAAACGGCCATAATCAACAGAACACATG gctTGGGTTTGGATACTTCTCCAGTAATGAAGACCCCTCCCAAGCTGGAGGGTGATGCTACTGATGGCTCCTTTGCCAATAAGTATGGCCGCCATGTCATTGGCCACATTGATGACTACAGTGCCCTAAGACAGCAGATTGTGGAGGGCAAGCTGCTGGTCAAAAAGATAGTGTCTCTTGTGAGATCAGCGTGCAGCTTCCCTGGCCTTGAAGCCCAAGGCACAGGG GTGCTAGGCAGCAAAGGCATTCATGAGCTTCGGAGCAGCACCAGTGCCCTGCACCATGCCCTAGAGGAGTCGGCTTCCCTCCTCACCATGTTCTGGAGAGCGGCCCTGCCAAGCACCCACATCCCTGTGCTGCCTGGCAAAGTG GGAGAATCAACAGAAACGGAACTTCTGGAACTGAGAACCAAAGTATCCAAACAGGAGCGGCTCCTTCAGAGCACAGCTGAGCGTCTGAAGACCGCCAACCAACAGAAGGAGAGCATGGAGCAGTTCATCGTCAGCCAGC TAACCAGAACACATGATGTTTTAAAGAAGGCAAGGACTAACTTAGAG GTAAAATCCCTAAGGGCTCTGCTGTGTACTCCAGCCTTGTGA
- the LOC747969 gene encoding myomegalin isoform X7 — protein MNSPALVLPSSASSTPGSETAIINRTHGLGLDTSPVMKTPPKLEGDATDGSFANKYGRHVIGHIDDYSALRQQIVEGKLLVKKIVSLVRSACSFPGLEAQGTGVLGSKGIHELRSSTSALHHALEESASLLTMFWRAALPSTHIPVLPGKVGESTETELLELRTKVSKQERLLQSTAERLKTANQQKESMEQFIVSQLTRTHDVLKKARTNLEPL, from the exons ATGAATTCCCCAGCTCTGGTCCTCCCCAGCTCTGCTTCCTCTACTCCTGGCTCAGAAACGGCCATAATCAACAGAACACATG gctTGGGTTTGGATACTTCTCCAGTAATGAAGACCCCTCCCAAGCTGGAGGGTGATGCTACTGATGGCTCCTTTGCCAATAAGTATGGCCGCCATGTCATTGGCCACATTGATGACTACAGTGCCCTAAGACAGCAGATTGTGGAGGGCAAGCTGCTGGTCAAAAAGATAGTGTCTCTTGTGAGATCAGCGTGCAGCTTCCCTGGCCTTGAAGCCCAAGGCACAGGG GTGCTAGGCAGCAAAGGCATTCATGAGCTTCGGAGCAGCACCAGTGCCCTGCACCATGCCCTAGAGGAGTCGGCTTCCCTCCTCACCATGTTCTGGAGAGCGGCCCTGCCAAGCACCCACATCCCTGTGCTGCCTGGCAAAGTG GGAGAATCAACAGAAACGGAACTTCTGGAACTGAGAACCAAAGTATCCAAACAGGAGCGGCTCCTTCAGAGCACAGCTGAGCGTCTGAAGACCGCCAACCAACAGAAGGAGAGCATGGAGCAGTTCATCGTCAGCCAGC TAACCAGAACACATGATGTTTTAAAGAAGGCAAGGACTAACTTAGAG CCTCTTTAG
- the LOC747969 gene encoding myomegalin isoform X2, translated as MNSPALVLPSSASSTPGSETAIINRTHGLGLDTSPVMKTPPKLEGDATDGSFANKYGRHVIGHIDDYSALRQQIVEGKLLVKKIVSLVRSACSFPGLEAQGTGVLGSKGIHELRSSTSALHHALEESASLLTMFWRAALPSTHIPVLPGKVGESTETELLELRTKVSKQERLLQSTAERLKTANQQKESMEQFIVSQLTRTHDVLKKARTNLESSTYRIACVKPYSCPRKGKIPKGSAVYSSLVTLAFQEPCKKCSHQKSLYRLECSVTWLTETSASQAQVILPPQPPE; from the exons ATGAATTCCCCAGCTCTGGTCCTCCCCAGCTCTGCTTCCTCTACTCCTGGCTCAGAAACGGCCATAATCAACAGAACACATG gctTGGGTTTGGATACTTCTCCAGTAATGAAGACCCCTCCCAAGCTGGAGGGTGATGCTACTGATGGCTCCTTTGCCAATAAGTATGGCCGCCATGTCATTGGCCACATTGATGACTACAGTGCCCTAAGACAGCAGATTGTGGAGGGCAAGCTGCTGGTCAAAAAGATAGTGTCTCTTGTGAGATCAGCGTGCAGCTTCCCTGGCCTTGAAGCCCAAGGCACAGGG GTGCTAGGCAGCAAAGGCATTCATGAGCTTCGGAGCAGCACCAGTGCCCTGCACCATGCCCTAGAGGAGTCGGCTTCCCTCCTCACCATGTTCTGGAGAGCGGCCCTGCCAAGCACCCACATCCCTGTGCTGCCTGGCAAAGTG GGAGAATCAACAGAAACGGAACTTCTGGAACTGAGAACCAAAGTATCCAAACAGGAGCGGCTCCTTCAGAGCACAGCTGAGCGTCTGAAGACCGCCAACCAACAGAAGGAGAGCATGGAGCAGTTCATCGTCAGCCAGC TAACCAGAACACATGATGTTTTAAAGAAGGCAAGGACTAACTTAGAG AGCAGCACTTACAGGATTGCCTGTGTAAAGCCTTATTCCTGTCCCAGAAAAG GTAAAATCCCTAAGGGCTCTGCTGTGTACTCCAGCCTTGTGACCCTTGCTTTCCAGGAACCATGCAAGAAGTGCAGCCACCAGAAGTccttatatag
- the LOC747969 gene encoding myomegalin isoform X1 produces MNSPALVLPSSASSTPGSETAIINRTHGLGLDTSPVMKTPPKLEGDATDGSFANKYGRHVIGHIDDYSALRQQIVEGKLLVKKIVSLVRSACSFPGLEAQGTGVLGSKGIHELRSSTSALHHALEESASLLTMFWRAALPSTHIPVLPGKVGESTETELLELRTKVSKQERLLQSTAERLKTANQQKESMEQFIVSQLTRTHDVLKKARTNLEVRKLLHQSEAPSLSPTHHHPLADIVGDPWPALAFQEKISSPLSRSQVLSELPDSFCSHHPPTPSAPAPVSWFTLTLSSSLLFTPIFLL; encoded by the exons ATGAATTCCCCAGCTCTGGTCCTCCCCAGCTCTGCTTCCTCTACTCCTGGCTCAGAAACGGCCATAATCAACAGAACACATG gctTGGGTTTGGATACTTCTCCAGTAATGAAGACCCCTCCCAAGCTGGAGGGTGATGCTACTGATGGCTCCTTTGCCAATAAGTATGGCCGCCATGTCATTGGCCACATTGATGACTACAGTGCCCTAAGACAGCAGATTGTGGAGGGCAAGCTGCTGGTCAAAAAGATAGTGTCTCTTGTGAGATCAGCGTGCAGCTTCCCTGGCCTTGAAGCCCAAGGCACAGGG GTGCTAGGCAGCAAAGGCATTCATGAGCTTCGGAGCAGCACCAGTGCCCTGCACCATGCCCTAGAGGAGTCGGCTTCCCTCCTCACCATGTTCTGGAGAGCGGCCCTGCCAAGCACCCACATCCCTGTGCTGCCTGGCAAAGTG GGAGAATCAACAGAAACGGAACTTCTGGAACTGAGAACCAAAGTATCCAAACAGGAGCGGCTCCTTCAGAGCACAGCTGAGCGTCTGAAGACCGCCAACCAACAGAAGGAGAGCATGGAGCAGTTCATCGTCAGCCAGC TAACCAGAACACATGATGTTTTAAAGAAGGCAAGGACTAACTTAGAGGTAAGGAAACTACTGCACCAGTCAGAGGCACCAAGCCTGTCCCCCACCCATCACCATCCGTTAGCAGATATTGTAGGCGACCCTTggcctgctttggccttccaggAGAAGATTTCCAGTCCACTTTCAAGATCACAGGTCCTCAGTGAGCTTCCTGATAGTTTCTGTTCCCATCACCCTCCCACCCCGTCAGCTCCTGCCCCTGTATCTTGGTTCACTCTCACATTGTCATCATCTCTCCTTTTTActccaatttttcttctttga